The following coding sequences lie in one Rickettsiales bacterium genomic window:
- a CDS encoding cytochrome c oxidase assembly protein: MNKNITTAINIFGVAVAMFALAYASAPLYDLFCKVTGFGGTTQVATKLPEKIYNRSFRVLLNADVKPELDWSFRPVNNKVEVKLGENKLVFFEAINNGNKAIEGMATYNVLPEKIGGYFNKIQCFCFERQLIKPKEKIIFPVSFFIDPEILKNQELDGVSDVTLSYTFFPYKN; the protein is encoded by the coding sequence ATGAACAAAAATATCACAACGGCAATAAATATCTTTGGGGTGGCGGTTGCGATGTTTGCTTTGGCTTATGCTTCAGCGCCTTTATATGATTTATTTTGCAAGGTAACTGGTTTTGGTGGCACAACTCAAGTCGCAACAAAACTGCCAGAAAAAATCTATAATCGAAGTTTTAGAGTTTTGCTTAATGCTGATGTAAAGCCTGAGTTGGATTGGAGTTTCCGCCCAGTTAATAACAAAGTTGAAGTTAAACTTGGGGAAAACAAACTCGTGTTTTTTGAGGCGATAAATAATGGCAATAAAGCCATTGAAGGTATGGCAACTTATAATGTTCTGCCCGAAAAAATTGGCGGATATTTTAACAAAATTCAATGTTTCTGTTTTGAAAGACAATTAATAAAACCTAAGGAAAAAATTATCTTTCCTGTATCTTTTTTTATTGACCCTGAAATCCTTAAAAACCAAGAGCTTGATGGCGTTTCAGATGTAACTTTATCTTACACTTTCTTTCCGTATAAAAATTAG
- a CDS encoding AAA family ATPase, translating into MKIFALVNQKGGVGKTTTAVNIATAVAVAGKKCLLIDLDSQGNATTAFGIPPENREPSAYDILTDDNIKVSDAIQKTEIPNLSIIPAVIDLSACDLQLAAKIGREIILKKKLQNLNADFDYVFVDCPPSLGLLTINALSASDYALIPLQCEFYSLEGLSYLLNTIKLVQDNLNENLDIGGIILTMYDKRNKLTQDVEAEIVTHFSDKLFKSYIPRNVKLSEAPSHGKPGIVYDHRCSGSQAYMLLAREFLKRFG; encoded by the coding sequence GTGAAAATTTTTGCATTAGTAAATCAAAAAGGTGGAGTTGGCAAAACAACAACAGCAGTAAATATAGCTACTGCCGTTGCTGTTGCTGGTAAAAAATGCCTACTTATTGATCTTGATTCCCAAGGCAATGCAACCACCGCTTTTGGCATTCCACCTGAAAATAGAGAGCCTAGTGCTTATGATATTCTAACAGATGATAATATCAAAGTTTCTGATGCAATTCAGAAAACTGAAATTCCAAATCTATCCATAATTCCTGCAGTTATTGACTTATCAGCTTGTGATTTACAACTCGCAGCAAAAATCGGTAGAGAGATAATTCTTAAGAAAAAGCTACAAAATCTAAATGCTGATTTTGATTATGTATTCGTTGATTGTCCGCCATCTTTGGGGCTTTTAACTATCAATGCACTTTCAGCTTCTGATTATGCGTTGATACCTCTGCAGTGTGAGTTTTACTCGCTGGAAGGGCTTTCTTATTTACTAAATACAATAAAATTAGTGCAGGATAATCTCAATGAAAATCTTGATATTGGTGGAATAATTTTAACAATGTATGATAAGCGAAATAAGCTTACGCAAGATGTTGAAGCGGAAATTGTTACGCATTTTTCTGATAAATTATTTAAGTCATATATTCCAAGAAATGTTAAGTTATCAGAAGCACCAAGCCACGGCAAACCAGGGATTGTTTATGATCACCGCTGTTCAGGCTCTCAGGCTTACATGCTTCTCGCGAGGGAATTTTTGAAAAGGTTTGGGTGA
- the secE gene encoding preprotein translocase subunit SecE, translating into MNIFKFLKEVKQEGSKVTWASKQETTSVTLMVFIMVAVSAVFFLLVDWLMFNGVQFLLKF; encoded by the coding sequence ATGAACATTTTCAAGTTCTTAAAAGAAGTTAAGCAAGAAGGTTCTAAGGTAACTTGGGCTTCTAAGCAGGAAACTACATCAGTAACATTAATGGTATTCATTATGGTTGCGGTTTCTGCGGTATTTTTTCTTTTAGTGGACTGGTTGATGTTTAATGGAGTTCAGTTTTTGCTAAAATTTTAA
- the nusG gene encoding transcription termination/antitermination protein NusG codes for MSNAKWYIVHAASGSEKKVAEKIKEGAEKKGFSNLFEEIVVPVEPFIEVRKGKKVQSERKFFPGYVLVKMILNDETWQIVKNTPKVSGFLGGGGSKPQPITEREAQNILKQVEEGKTSAPKSKVSFMVGDTIKIIEGAFESFIGTVEEVHEDTNKLRVGVSIFGRSTPVELEFTQVEKA; via the coding sequence ATGTCAAACGCTAAATGGTACATAGTTCACGCGGCTTCAGGTTCTGAGAAAAAGGTTGCTGAAAAAATCAAAGAAGGTGCAGAAAAGAAAGGTTTTTCCAATCTTTTTGAAGAGATTGTAGTTCCGGTCGAGCCTTTTATTGAGGTTCGTAAGGGCAAAAAAGTTCAATCTGAGAGAAAATTTTTCCCTGGCTATGTTCTTGTGAAAATGATTCTCAACGACGAAACTTGGCAGATTGTAAAGAATACTCCAAAAGTTTCTGGCTTTTTAGGTGGTGGCGGTTCAAAGCCTCAGCCTATAACGGAAAGGGAAGCTCAAAATATACTTAAGCAAGTTGAAGAGGGTAAAACTTCAGCTCCGAAAAGTAAGGTTTCATTTATGGTTGGTGATACTATCAAAATTATTGAGGGTGCATTTGAATCGTTTATTGGAACTGTTGAGGAAGTTCACGAAGATACTAATAAGCTAAGAGTTGGCGTTTCAATCTTTGGAAGGTCAACGCCTGTTGAGCTTGAGTTCACGCAGGTTGAGAAGGCTTAG
- the rplK gene encoding 50S ribosomal protein L11 encodes MSKEVVKVIKLQIQAGKANPAPPVGPALGQAGVNIMDFCKQFNDRTKDKEGPTPVIISVYKDKKFDFVTKLAATSYLIKKELGIEKGSTAPGLTIVKKMTKEQVKKVAKAKMPDFNTDDVYASMLIVAGQARSMGIDVEKFDEASAA; translated from the coding sequence ATGAGTAAAGAAGTAGTAAAAGTAATTAAATTGCAGATTCAGGCTGGAAAAGCTAATCCTGCACCTCCAGTTGGGCCAGCACTTGGTCAGGCTGGTGTTAATATTATGGATTTCTGTAAGCAATTTAACGACAGAACAAAAGATAAAGAGGGTCCAACGCCTGTTATTATCTCTGTTTACAAAGATAAAAAATTTGACTTTGTAACTAAACTTGCTGCAACTTCTTATCTTATCAAGAAGGAATTGGGTATTGAAAAAGGTTCAACTGCTCCAGGGCTTACTATAGTTAAGAAGATGACTAAAGAGCAAGTTAAAAAAGTTGCTAAGGCAAAAATGCCTGATTTTAACACTGATGATGTTTACGCTTCAATGCTAATTGTTGCTGGTCAAGCTAGATCAATGGGTATTGATGTTGAAAAATTTGATGAAGCATCTGCAGCGTAA
- the rplA gene encoding 50S ribosomal protein L1 produces the protein MAKAKKRENTGEKVEKGNSTVRLAKTKAGKDFSKVYNLTDALNLVKECATAKFDESIDIAVNLGIDVKQTDQNVRGVITLPNGTGKKVRVAVIARDKKAEEAKQAGADIVGAEEFIEEIAKGKIEFDRLIATPDIMKELGKVAKVLGPKGLMPNPKLGSVTENVANAVKEAKAGQVEYRADKAGIIHAIVGKASFAPEKLAENVKTLVDALNKAKPQNSKGIYLKSINLKSTMGPAVKVETKIA, from the coding sequence ATGGCTAAAGCTAAAAAAAGAGAAAATACTGGCGAGAAGGTGGAAAAAGGAAATTCTACTGTTAGACTTGCTAAGACTAAAGCCGGTAAAGATTTTTCCAAAGTCTATAATTTAACTGATGCGCTTAACTTGGTTAAGGAATGTGCAACTGCTAAATTTGATGAATCAATTGATATTGCAGTTAACCTTGGCATTGATGTTAAGCAAACTGATCAAAATGTTCGTGGTGTAATTACTCTTCCAAATGGAACGGGTAAAAAAGTTAGGGTTGCTGTAATCGCTCGCGATAAAAAAGCTGAAGAAGCAAAGCAGGCTGGTGCTGATATAGTTGGTGCTGAAGAATTTATTGAAGAAATAGCAAAAGGTAAAATTGAGTTTGATAGACTAATTGCAACTCCAGATATTATGAAAGAGCTTGGCAAAGTTGCTAAAGTTCTAGGGCCTAAAGGCTTAATGCCAAACCCAAAACTTGGTTCAGTAACTGAAAATGTTGCAAATGCAGTTAAAGAAGCAAAAGCAGGGCAGGTTGAATATCGTGCAGATAAAGCTGGTATTATTCACGCAATAGTTGGTAAAGCGAGCTTTGCCCCTGAAAAATTGGCTGAAAATGTTAAAACTTTGGTTGATGCACTCAACAAGGCTAAGCCTCAAAATTCTAAGGGTATTTACTTGAAGTCTATAAACTTAAAGTCAACAATGGGGCCTGCAGTTAAAGTTGAAACTAAAATTGCATAA
- the rplJ gene encoding 50S ribosomal protein L10: MVDKTKKIKQVEELRTAFSDSATVVVASFTALTIKDTDELRKTAKKNGAKVRIAKNTLASIASKDTKHNSISAYLNGQTLVAYSKDPVAAAKTIVDFSKKNEKLKIAGGSFDGANLNSSSVVDLANTPSLDQSRGKIVGLLVASAGQIARIAAEPASQLARVFAAYGRKE, encoded by the coding sequence ATGGTTGATAAAACAAAAAAAATTAAGCAGGTTGAAGAGTTAAGAACTGCTTTCAGTGATTCGGCAACGGTAGTTGTTGCTAGTTTTACTGCTCTTACAATTAAGGATACTGATGAGCTACGCAAAACTGCTAAAAAAAATGGTGCTAAAGTTAGAATTGCAAAAAATACTTTAGCTTCGATTGCATCAAAAGATACAAAGCATAATTCAATTTCTGCATATCTTAATGGTCAAACTTTAGTTGCTTATTCTAAAGATCCAGTTGCTGCAGCAAAAACTATCGTAGATTTTTCTAAGAAAAATGAAAAATTAAAAATTGCCGGTGGTTCTTTTGATGGTGCAAACTTAAATAGTTCTTCAGTTGTTGATTTAGCAAATACTCCATCTCTAGATCAATCTCGTGGAAAAATTGTTGGTTTACTTGTTGCTTCTGCAGGTCAAATCGCTCGCATAGCTGCTGAGCCTGCAAGCCAACTTGCAAGAGTTTTTGCCGCTTATGGCAGAAAGGAATGA
- the rplL gene encoding 50S ribosomal protein L7/L12 produces the protein MAANLEKIVEDLSSLTVLEASQLSKLLEDKWGVTAAAPVAVAAAPAAANDSAPAAEKTEFDLHLVDAGANKINVIKEVRAITGLGLKEAKDLVEGAPKLVKDAVKKEDADKFKKLLEAAGAKVELK, from the coding sequence ATGGCTGCAAATCTAGAAAAAATCGTTGAAGATTTATCTTCGTTAACTGTATTAGAAGCTTCTCAGCTTTCTAAATTATTAGAAGATAAATGGGGCGTAACTGCTGCTGCTCCTGTTGCTGTTGCTGCTGCACCTGCTGCTGCAAATGATTCAGCTCCAGCTGCTGAAAAAACTGAATTTGATTTACACTTAGTTGATGCCGGTGCAAACAAAATCAATGTTATTAAAGAAGTTCGTGCTATTACTGGTCTTGGCTTAAAAGAAGCTAAAGATTTGGTAGAAGGTGCTCCCAAATTAGTTAAAGACGCTGTTAAAAAAGAAGATGCTGATAAATTCAAAAAACTTCTTGAAGCTGCTGGCGCTAAAGTTGAGCTTAAATAA